The Chlamydia poikilotherma DNA segment AGCGGCTCTAGGGCCAATATATTCTTTAACTTTAGCGGCCTTACCAGTCTTACCTTTTAAGTAGTATAGACGAGCTCGAGAAACTTTACCGCGTTTTACTACTTCAATACTTACGATCTTAGGACTATGAAGCAAGAAACTCTTTTCCATACCTTCGCCATAAGCAACGCGATGCAAAGCAACTGTTTCTCCTGCTCCTCCGCCTCTACGGGCCATCACTGTCCCTTGGAATACCTGTGTACGTTCTTTACCGCCGTCTACAATTTTTGTAGCTACACGAATTGTATCACCAACACGAAAATCTGTAAGAGCTTCCGTTCGAAGTTGTTCGTCTTGCAATTCCTTAATTAAGTTCCCCATATACTTCACCTAAATTCTCTATTTCTATTTTGCCTTTTTGTAAGAGACCGTCCACTGATGTCCGTCAAAATCACGCACTACTCTCACCGCTCCACGACCGTCAGCTTGTTCTAGAGTCCCTCCAAGCATCTTCCATCGTCCTAAAAAATTAAAAAAATCGTCTTCACAATCCAATCGAAGCGACAAAATGGCTATATTTTTATTTTCTAACCCTACTTCTTGCAAATGTAGAACCGTTTGCGTCTTTCCCGGGATTTGTAGTTTATCATTGCTAGGTTGATTTAATCTAAACATCTTAGAATAAAACTTGCGAGATCGTTGTATATCTGCAACCTCTAAAACTACAGCACTCTCCCCTTCTAATGTGTACTGTTTCGGATCTTCTTCCTGTGGGAAAATTTCCTTGTTCTCTCGATCATAAAGATAACGCACATATAAATCAGGGCGCCTTTCTCGGGTTCTATCTAAACTTACTTGCTTTCTCCATCGAGCAATTGCTTGATGATCTCCTTGAAGAAGCACTTCAGGAACCTCTTTACCTTCAAATACTCGAGGACGTGTATATTGAGGTCCCTCTAATAACCCATTTTCTAAAGAATCCTTTTCCGCACTTTCCTGGTTTCCCAAAACACCAGGGATAAAACGAGATAAAGCATCGATTACGACTAAAGCGGCAACTCCACCATTAGTTAAAACATAATCTCCGATACTTATCTCCTCATCCACTTCGCTTTCTAAAGCTCTTTCGTCAATTCCCTCATAGTGCCCACATAAGAATATCAAATGAGAACACTTGGCCAATTCTCGGCTCTTTTGCGCTGTCAAAAGCATTCCTTGAGGAGAAAGATGTATTACCTTGGTATCACTTCTTTTAATATGCCGTATTGCCTGCACTACAGGCTCTGCCATAAGAAGCATCCCATCATTATTAAATGGGGCATCATCTACTTGCTTCCACTTTCCTAATCCAAAATCTCGTATATCTCTGGATTCAATTTTCAACAGCCCGTTCTTAATAGCCCTGCCCAAAATACTCGAACGTAAGGGACTATCAAAATAGTCTGGGAATAAAGAAAGTATCTCGATCTCCATCCCACAACCCTAAAAACTATTTCGCAACAGCTTTTACAGCTTCTGCTCTTTTTGAAGCGCGACGTTGACGATAAGCACGACGTTTTTGACATACAGCAGCTTTACGAGCAGTTTGTTTAGCCATCAATTCACTATAAACTCCAGGAGCGCCTTGTTTAATCAAAACAGCGGCTTTTTCTGTAAGTTCAGCACCTTGATTTAACCAATGGAAAATTCTATCACTTTTCAATTGATAGTTAACTGCACTGTGAGGATCGTACCAACCTAATAATTCTATGTATCTACCATCACGAGGAGACTCAACATCAACAAGTACTAATCTATAGACTACATGATTTCTTCGTCCTTGTTGTCGTAAACGAATTTTTAACGCCACAGGTTTCCTCCAGACATTTTCTTTTTCATTTGTTCTACTCTCTCTTTACTCATATTTTTAAAAAACTTTTTAGATTGTGCCATACGCTTGCGAAACTGGTTTACATCACCTAAAGTCAATCCACAACCGGCAGCTATTCTTTTCATGCGACTCATGTCTAGCTCAACTCCCTCTTTTCTTTCTTCGGGAGTCATAGAAAGAATAATCGCTTCTGTTTTTTTCATATGCTCTTCAGAATCCGCTATATCTTTATCGCTAGGTTTAGCACCGCCAAAACTCGGCATCATCCCCATAAGTTTTCTAAGTGGACCCATACGTCGAAATGCCTTCATCTGTTTATAATAATCTTCATAAGTGAAGGTCGACTCTATTAATTTTTTCCCAAGCTCTTCGTCCTCTTCTTCAGAAATACATTCACGCATTTTTTGGACAAAATGCACGGTGTCTCCCATACCTAAAATGCGATCCGCCATAGATTCTGCATTAAAAAGTCGAAGATCTTGTATTTTCTCACCACAGCCTTCAAATTTTATTGGTTTTCCCAATAAACTTTTCATCGACAATACAGCTCCGGCTCGAGCATCCCCATCTGTCATGGAGATAATCACTCCTGTGAGATCTAAATAATCATCAAACGCTTTAGCTGTGGCAACAGCGTCCTGTCCCATAGCCAAATTCATAACAAATAGCCGTTCACATGATTTGGAGATTTTTTGTATGGAAACCAATTCTTCCATCAACACTTCATCCACATGCAATCGGCCTGCTGTGTCAATCAAAATAAGATCATGACCATGCTGTTTTGCATAGTCTAAAGCCTGGGAAACTACTTTCACAGGATCCTGACCTTCGCTATTATACAGTTCAGCTTGGGTTTTTGAAATCAAGTTTCTTAACTGATCTATTGCTGCAAAGCGTTTTAAATCGCAGGGAACAACTAACACCTTCTTTGCCTTGCGTTCCTCTAGAACATAGGCAGCAAGTTTAGCACATGTCGTAGTTTTTCCCGTTCCTTGTAAACCGCAAAGTAAAATCACCCCAGGATTTCCTGAAGTAATTAAATCGGCCTTACCGCCAAGCAATTCTGTTAATTCTTCGTGCAAATATCGTATAAACTGCTGTCCAGGGGAAACATGCTTCCATACTTCCTCTCCAAGAATTTTTTCCTTGACCTTAGCAATAAAACTTTTAACGACATGATAATTCACATCAGCATCTAGTAGGGCTAAGCGGACTTCCCGGATCGCTTCAGAGATATTTTCTTCAGTAATTCTACGAGAAGAAATCAACGAAGAAAAAATTGAGGATAGTTTTTGCGATAAAGAACTGATCATCTACTCAGCAAAAATCAAGAATAATCTCATGAGGATACAGTATCGCTTGCATGATTTTCAAGAAAAAAAAACCTATCGTATCCCGAGAGATCTTGATGTATGCTCCCCAAGATACCATGATTTGCAAAAATTTTTTTTACTGCGATCCCTTGCTTATAGCCAATTTCCAGCCAACCGACACCTCTAGGGAACAAAATACTATTCAGCTCATCAGCAATTCGTTCATAAAATTCTAATCCAGAATTGCCTCCAGCCAAAGCTTTCCACGGTTCATGACAACGAACCTCGGGATCCGCACGTAAGATCTCATCAAAAGAAAGATAGGGGGGATTACAAACAAAAGCATCTCCAGGACAAGAATATGGAGAAAATAGGTCTCCCTTAAAGATTTCAACATTTAAATTATTTTTAAATGCATTTGCCTTAGCCACAGCGACTGCTTTTGGGCAAATATCTGAAAGAATAACTTTAATATCGGGGCAATATTTTTTTATAGACAATCCCAAACACCCACTTCCACAGCAAACATCATAAAATGTTTGAATATGGGGATGTTGGCTTAGATATTTTACAATCTGTTCAGCCAATAATTCTGTTTCCATTCTAGGAATAAGGATGCGAG contains these protein-coding regions:
- the rplS gene encoding 50S ribosomal protein L19 produces the protein MGNLIKELQDEQLRTEALTDFRVGDTIRVATKIVDGGKERTQVFQGTVMARRGGGAGETVALHRVAYGEGMEKSFLLHSPKIVSIEVVKRGKVSRARLYYLKGKTGKAAKVKEYIGPRAAKK
- the trmD gene encoding tRNA (guanosine(37)-N1)-methyltransferase TrmD, producing the protein MEIEILSLFPDYFDSPLRSSILGRAIKNGLLKIESRDIRDFGLGKWKQVDDAPFNNDGMLLMAEPVVQAIRHIKRSDTKVIHLSPQGMLLTAQKSRELAKCSHLIFLCGHYEGIDERALESEVDEEISIGDYVLTNGGVAALVVIDALSRFIPGVLGNQESAEKDSLENGLLEGPQYTRPRVFEGKEVPEVLLQGDHQAIARWRKQVSLDRTRERRPDLYVRYLYDRENKEIFPQEEDPKQYTLEGESAVVLEVADIQRSRKFYSKMFRLNQPSNDKLQIPGKTQTVLHLQEVGLENKNIAILSLRLDCEDDFFNFLGRWKMLGGTLEQADGRGAVRVVRDFDGHQWTVSYKKAK
- a CDS encoding 30S ribosomal protein S16 yields the protein MALKIRLRQQGRRNHVVYRLVLVDVESPRDGRYIELLGWYDPHSAVNYQLKSDRIFHWLNQGAELTEKAAVLIKQGAPGVYSELMAKQTARKAAVCQKRRAYRQRRASKRAEAVKAVAK
- the ffh gene encoding signal recognition particle protein translates to MISSLSQKLSSIFSSLISSRRITEENISEAIREVRLALLDADVNYHVVKSFIAKVKEKILGEEVWKHVSPGQQFIRYLHEELTELLGGKADLITSGNPGVILLCGLQGTGKTTTCAKLAAYVLEERKAKKVLVVPCDLKRFAAIDQLRNLISKTQAELYNSEGQDPVKVVSQALDYAKQHGHDLILIDTAGRLHVDEVLMEELVSIQKISKSCERLFVMNLAMGQDAVATAKAFDDYLDLTGVIISMTDGDARAGAVLSMKSLLGKPIKFEGCGEKIQDLRLFNAESMADRILGMGDTVHFVQKMRECISEEEDEELGKKLIESTFTYEDYYKQMKAFRRMGPLRKLMGMMPSFGGAKPSDKDIADSEEHMKKTEAIILSMTPEERKEGVELDMSRMKRIAAGCGLTLGDVNQFRKRMAQSKKFFKNMSKERVEQMKKKMSGGNLWR
- the prmC gene encoding peptide chain release factor N(5)-glutamine methyltransferase, translated to METKILLREASAYLKYRGVAFPDREAADILMDFLGISSRTQLATILLDEGLIPIYWDRIQKRARRYPTAYIHGSVNFLGLHLEVDSRILIPRMETELLAEQIVKYLSQHPHIQTFYDVCCGSGCLGLSIKKYCPDIKVILSDICPKAVAVAKANAFKNNLNVEIFKGDLFSPYSCPGDAFVCNPPYLSFDEILRADPEVRCHEPWKALAGGNSGLEFYERIADELNSILFPRGVGWLEIGYKQGIAVKKIFANHGILGSIHQDLSGYDRFFFLENHASDTVSS